A region of the Streptobacillus ratti genome:
AATTAAAAACTTTGATACTCCTCTACCACTTGGACAAACAATTAATATATTTTTCTTATTTGATATATTTAAATTAATTCCTTTGCTCATATGTAAAATTACTGCTATAAATCCAATTTCAGCATCAGATAAACTTTTTTCATTAAATCTTTTTGAAATTAAGTTACAAACATATGTCGCCACATTATATTCAAGAGGCATATTTTTTTTAATATCTTCAAGTAAAGGATTTTTAATTTTAATTCCAAATCTTATTCTAATACATAATGCAAGTATATGTGTATATAGATTTTTATACAAGTCATCATCATTGTATAAGTCAATTTTAAAAGTAAGTTTTACATAATATAGTAATTCTTGTATAATATCATTTACTTCATTAACATCTTCTGTTTTAAGTGATTTATAACTATGAGTTTCATTTGTTAAAAAATGTATTGTAATATAGTCTAAATCATTACTGTTTAAATTCAAGCAATATCCCAGCTTTTTATATATCCACTCCATACATTCTAAAACATGAGATTTTTTAGTTAAAAATAGGTCATTTTTTTCAATATCAATATTTTCTATTCTTTTATTTGCTTCTACTCTATGAAAACTTACATATATAACTGCTACTAAATTTTGTAATGAAAAATCAGATATTTTAACATTTTTTTCTTTAAGAAATGAATATGTATATTTAGCAATGTCATTTATATTATATTTAGATTTTTTATCAAAAAACTTATTTTCATTAAGTCTTTTTTCTAAAATATCTATTAAAAAATTTCTAATATTCAATTCTTCACCTATTAATTTCAAACCGTAATAAGGTTTTCTTTCAAACTCAAGGTCATATGTTCTAATTATATTTTCTATTTTCTTTATATCATTTGATAAAGTTTTTGTACTTATATATATTTTTTCAGCTATATTTTCTAATTTAATATATCCATCTTCTGAAATTAATTTATCAATAAGATATATTTGTCTTTCTTCCGAAGTTATGGGTATCTTAAAATTATCTGAATTAAAAATTTCATTTTCTTTTAAGATACTTCCACTTAATCTGTATCCAAATCTAGTTTTTGAAACAATATTAATATCATGTTTTTTTAAAATCTCAGATAGTTCTTTTATATATTTTCTACAAGTTTTATCTGACATTTTTAAATGATTTGATAATTCAATTGATGTATGAAAATTGCCATCAAATAATATTCTATAAATTAATTTCAATTCATTTTCCATAACTTCTCCTTTCTAATACTAATATACCTCAATTTTACCTTTTTTCAATTACCAATTTTTCCATTTAATTACGGAACTATTTTTCCATTAAAAATAGATGAAGTATATAAAAAATCCTACTTTTAGAGGTCAATTAATTTTTCCTCATTTAAAGTAGGATTCTATATTTTTTAAAACTATTTATCTTACCAATTATACCCTAATTTTGTATTTAAACTAAATTTATGAAAATCTTTATATAATTTTTCATTGTTATTTGTATTTCCATCAAATCTCACATAAGCATCTATATTAAAGTTTTTAAAGTTATATTTAACCCCTGTTTTTACATCATATGCAATCCCTATATTATGTATATACTCTTTCCATTTAGTTTCACTTTTACCTTTTATATAGTCCTTATTACCATTTAATTCAATACCTAAAGCCTCTAAAAGATCATCATCTACATTTATATTTTCTAATACTCCATTACTATCTAATAAATCTAGTTCAAATGATTTATCACTAACATTAGTTTCAGAATTTACATCTCTTTTTCTATGCTTTTCTACTTTTAATTTTGATGTTATTCCAACATTCTCATAATTACTACCAAGTTTAGTATTTAAGTATATATTTAAATTTTTAACTCCAGTATATTCAAGTAAAATTCCACCTGATAAAGTATTTTTTAAAACATGATTTATTTCATTTGAAGTTATTATTCTATCTAATAATGGTTTAGACACACGATCTCTATTTTCTTGATTTGGTAATTTTTCTGATATTACATCAAATAAATTATCTTCAATAAGAAAATTAGAAAACTTTATAGATGGTGTAACACTAAGATAATTCTCTACTTGTGGAGAAATTTTTAAACCTTTAATAATTTCAAATTCTTTAGAATATTTATTATACACCTCAATACTATGTTGATGAACATATTCATCATAAAATTTTTCAATATTATTTCTTAATTCATGTTCTATAAGTCCTGTTGTTTCAATTCTATTCTTATACTTTCCATAATTGTATTTATATGCAACAAAAGATTCTATATCTCCCTTATTATCTTTTAATTTAAATTTACCATTTAAACCTACTGCAGCAATATGAGCATGTGTGGTTAGCATTAAATCTCCTAATTTATTATCATAGTGAATAAATCCACCAATCTTTATGTTATCTTTAACAGAATAATTTCCACCAATAGTTGCATTTAATCCTTGAATATCTCCTTTTGTAACACCCTTATTAAATCCTACTTTAAAATACACATTATCATCAAAAGTTGGTTCAAGTTTGTAATTTAAATATGTTTTAAATCTAATTATTTGATATCTATCAAAACTTTTTTCTTTTAAATTTAATAATGTTGTTACTCTTTCTAAGTTTTCCTCATATTCTTTATTTGTAGCTAATCCTTTTGTTTCCAATTTTTTTAATCTATCAAAAAATTCACTTATTTTTTCATCAACTCCATAATTTTTTGAATTATGTTTACTATTTTCTATCATTTTTTTAGTTTCTTCTAATTTTTCACCAAAAATATACTCATGTATTTCTTTATGAAGTTTTTCAAATTCAGTTTGAACATCATCCTCAGAAAAAGATATTAAACTTCCTAACCCTACAAAAAATAATAAAAGTTTTTTCATTTTATTTACCATCCTTTAAACCTTATATAAAGTTATTTTTATTATACTAAAACTTATTTTATTATTACTTTATTGTTAAATTTTAGTATTTTAAACAAACATAATCATTATACGCCCCCCCCCGACATTTTGTCAATAATTTATTTATAAAAAAAAAGACCGTTCAAAATGAACAGTCTTAATTTGAAATTAAATTTTAATTTTCAAAATTAACTCCTATAGTCCCTTTTCCACCATATTTATTACTTCCGTAAACTGATTTCTCTAAACTTACCTCAAGATATGTACTTACTTTTTTAGTTACTGGAAGATTTGCTCCAAGCCCTGCTTCTAACCAAATATTTGGATATGTTTCAGAATATGTTTTATCTCCTTTTTTAACTTTATTTCCATTAGTGTATTCTCCCCAAACATTAAATAAAGCATATCCCATTCCATTTTTAGCTGTTGTGCTATTAGCTGTTGAATATCCAAGTCTTAATCCTGCTCTACCTTTTACTGAATGTCCTAAATCATAACTAATATTTTTTTCACTTATATTTCCATTTTTAGATAATTGATAAATTATTTGTGCTTGTGGCTCAATTAAATATTTTTTATCTTTGTCTTTATCAGTTATAAAGTATATAGGAGAACCAGCTTCAATAGACCCTGTAAATACTATACCTAAATTATTATATGTTTCACCACTTTTTAACTCATATTTATTACTAAGTCCTGATAATTGTAATACTGCATCTGTATAGAATTTATCTATACTATATGTATTAGTTAATCCTATTGAATACATATTTGTAGTTACTGTCCCTTTATATGCTGAAGTCTTATTGCTTATAACATTTTTAAATGAGTTTGAATATCCAAAATATATTCCAGTTAAATTTTCTTTTTTCTTATCAAAATGATAATCCATTCCTATATTTATACCTATAGTTCCGTCCATATAATTTACTTTATTCCCATTGTTATAAATAAATTCTCCACCATATAATCTAGCCCATGGCATAGGGTTTTTAGTTTCTTTTCCTATGTTAAATAAAGTTGTTTGTATACGTCTTTCATTTAAACGTCCAAATACTTTTTGTGCTTGATCCATATTAGCTTTAGGACCTATTAAAAATATTCCTGGTCCTGCCTCAGTTATTTCCCAGAAGAATAATCTATGATTATCTTTAATTTCTGATTTTAATTCTAATTCTAAATCATTTTTAGTTTTAGCTTTACCAATAAATGCTGATGCTGAAGTTTCTTTAGGTGCTTTAACTACTACAGCACTTCTATCTCCCTCTTCACCATTTACATCTCCATCTATCATATTTTCTATCTTATCCTTAGACATTGTTATAAGTTTAGTAGTTCCACTTACAGTTCCAGTAAGTTCAAGTAAATCAGATTTTGAATTTTCTCCATTTTTACCACTTACTTGATTCCATAATG
Encoded here:
- a CDS encoding BglG family transcription antiterminator → MENELKLIYRILFDGNFHTSIELSNHLKMSDKTCRKYIKELSEILKKHDINIVSKTRFGYRLSGSILKENEIFNSDNFKIPITSEERQIYLIDKLISEDGYIKLENIAEKIYISTKTLSNDIKKIENIIRTYDLEFERKPYYGLKLIGEELNIRNFLIDILEKRLNENKFFDKKSKYNINDIAKYTYSFLKEKNVKISDFSLQNLVAVIYVSFHRVEANKRIENIDIEKNDLFLTKKSHVLECMEWIYKKLGYCLNLNSNDLDYITIHFLTNETHSYKSLKTEDVNEVNDIIQELLYYVKLTFKIDLYNDDDLYKNLYTHILALCIRIRFGIKIKNPLLEDIKKNMPLEYNVATYVCNLISKRFNEKSLSDAEIGFIAVILHMSKGINLNISNKKNILIVCPSGRGVSKFLIYTYSNLFSEYTNIISSCGANELLDMDLGNVDIIFSLIDLDMQIDKPIYKINYFLNDEDILRIKNILKDNNNYLKEIIPKSLFMYLNETKSKDEIIKLMSDKLMKIPNMNSNIEFLIHKREKLGMTEISNEVAIPHPVEVIEKVNVIGVCISKNPVKWLNNDVNIILFLCLDNKNNKNEKIYEAFTKIVGNKKIINDILLTPTYDNFINILENIGGK